TCTACGAAAAGTACTCCTTGCGGAACACGCCGGAGAATTACCTGAGGAAGTACTTCACCAACAGCGGCGACCACTACACGGTGAAACCCGACGTGCGCCAGGTCGTCAGATACAGGAAGATAAATCTCATGGACTCCGCGGCCATGAGGACGCTTCGCATGATCGACATCGTCTTCTGCCGCAACGTCCTCATATACTTCGACGACGCTTCGAAGAAGCAGGTCATCAGCAACTTATACGACAGCCTGGTGAGCGGAGGATACCTATTTCTCGGCTTCTCCGAATCACTGCACGGGCTCACGAGGCTCTTCAAGCCGGTGAGCTTCGACCGCTCCGTCGTGTACCAGAAGGTTTGAGGTAACGACATGGCTAAAAAGATCCTCATAGTGGATGATTGTGCGACGACGAGGAAACTTCTTTCATATATCGTGCGCGGCAGGGGGTATTCCATAGTGACGGCCGAGAACGGCATAGACGCCCTCGAAAAGATGGCGGCCGACAGCGTGGACCTCATCCTCACCGACCTGAACATGCCCCAGATGGACGGGCTGGAGCTGTCGAGAAACCTCAGGTGCGACGAGGCATACAGGGAGATCCCGATCATAATGATAACCACCGAGAGCGGAGAGTCGGACAGGGCCGTGGCCAGGGAAGCCGGCGTCACGTCGTACCTGGTCAAGCCCATCTCGCCGCAGAGACTTCTTTACGAGATAGAGAAGGTGATATGAGCGGGGTGGAAGCCGGAGAACACATACAGCCTGCCATGGAAGGAGGAGCCTGATATGGCCGACAAGAACATGAGGATACTTGTGGTGGACGACTTCTCGACCATGAGAAGGATTATCAAGAACCTTCTCAAGGAACTCGGCTTTACTAACGTCGACGAGGCCGACGACGGCACTACGGCGCTCTCGAAGCTCAAGGGCGGGGGCTTCCAGTTCGTCGTCACCGACTGGAACATGCCCAACATGAGCGGCATAGAGCTGCTGCGCGCCATACGGGCCGACGAAGAGCTCAAGCACATCCCGGTCCTGATGGTGACGGCCGAGGCCCAGAAGGACAATATCGTCGAGGCGGTGAAGGCCGGCGTGAGCAACTATATCGTCAAGCCCTTCACGGCCACGGCCCTGAAGGAGAGGATCGACATCATACTCGAGAAAGAGGGCAAGTAGTGATCACTGCGGCATCGCCGCGGCCTGGAGCGAAAGGGGGTGTCATGAGCGGGAGCGCTACGACGGCAAGAGGAGCCGACGCCATGGAAGAGAAGAACTGGGAAGAGATCGTTCACAAGCTCAAAAAGGAGATATCGGATCTCGCCGAGTACGTCGACAAGACTCGGCGCGGCGTGGACGACGTGGCCATGACCGTCAAGGTCGGCGCCGAGACGATCCCCGACACCTCCGACAGGATAAAGTCCGTCACCGACGGCCTCGAGGACGCGGCAAACCGCATAATGGGGATACTCGAGGGCGCCATGCGCGAGCAGGACAGGATACAGGGCCTGCTCGCCGTGCTCAAGGACTGGGCCGCTGCCCTGCCGGAGAAGGACGGCCGCGAGGGGCTGGGAATAATCGACGTCCTCGAGTCCATGACCGGCAAGACGAAAGAGAACATGATGGATATCTTCACGAGCCTCTCCTTCCACGACCTCTCGGGCCAGCAGCTCAGGAAGATAATGAAGAGCATAGCCGAGGTGGAGAGCAGGATACTGGCTCTGGGCCTCTCCTTCGGCATAGAGGTGGATAAGGACGAGGAGAAGGAAGACCTCCTGAACAAGCTCCAGGGCTCCTCGGAGTCGCTCGACCAGGACGTGGTCGACCGCATACTCAAGGAGCTTGGCGCCTGAGCACGGGCGGGAGCGTGGCGCTTCCCGCAGACGTATGCCGGAGAGAAGAGGTCTTTGCCGGCGCTTTCGGTTACCGTGAGAGCGGCGGCGTCCGCAAGGGGCGCCGGAAGGTTCGTACAGACGGGTGCAGCCATGTCAGACTTTGCCGATGAGATGCAGGACATAATAAACGACTTTATCGAGGAGTCCACCGAGGCCCTCGATACGCTCGACCGCAAATTCGTGGAGCTTGAGAAGAGCCCGGGAGACATGGAGCTGCTCAACGACATCTTCCGGTCGGTCCACACCATAAAGGGCGCCTCCGGCTTCCTCGGCTTCAACCAGATGGTCGAGGTCACGCACGTGGCCGAGGACATACTCAACAAGCTCAGAAAGGGCGAGATGGCCGTCGACGCCGAGATCATGGACGGCATACTCCAGGCCTTCGATCTCATAAAGGTCCTGCTCGACAATATAAGAAACGGCGTCGACAGGGAAGAGGAGATAGGCCCCACTGTGGAGCTCCTCAAGCGTCTCAACGAGCGGGGAGCGCAGGCCCGGAGCCAGGAGCCCTCCTCCGACTCGGCGCAAGGCAAGGGCGGGAAGGCGAAGAAGACGGCCGATTCGAGGAAGAAGGCCCCGAAGAAGAAGGCCGGCAAGAGTACCTCCGGCCGCGGCCGGGAAGAGAAGCCGCCTTCCCAGCGCGAGACCGGGGCGGAGGGCGCGCAGGAAGAGAAGGGCGGAGGGGAGGAGCTCCCCTCCGTAGACGAGATACGGGCCGAGCTCGCCGCGGCCGATGCGTCGAAGGCGCAAACCGGCGGCGACGAGCCGGTGCGGACCTCCGCAGCCTCTTCAGGTGCGGGCAATCCGCAGCCGGCAAAGCCCCCGGCGGCAAAGGAGCGGGAGCAGAGCATCAGGGTGGACATCGAACGGCTCGACAACGTCCTCAACCTCGCCGGAGAGCTGGTGCTCGCCCGCAACCGCTTCATGCGCCTGGGGTCGAAGATGACCGACTGGGGCGGCGAGCACGAGATGGTGGGCCAGATAGACGAGGCCATAGCGCAGCTCAATCTCGTGAC
The DNA window shown above is from Deltaproteobacteria bacterium and carries:
- a CDS encoding response regulator; translated protein: MAKKILIVDDCATTRKLLSYIVRGRGYSIVTAENGIDALEKMAADSVDLILTDLNMPQMDGLELSRNLRCDEAYREIPIIMITTESGESDRAVAREAGVTSYLVKPISPQRLLYEIEKVI
- the cheY gene encoding chemotaxis protein CheY; translation: MRILVVDDFSTMRRIIKNLLKELGFTNVDEADDGTTALSKLKGGGFQFVVTDWNMPNMSGIELLRAIRADEELKHIPVLMVTAEAQKDNIVEAVKAGVSNYIVKPFTATALKERIDIILEKEGK